A stretch of DNA from Hippopotamus amphibius kiboko isolate mHipAmp2 chromosome 5, mHipAmp2.hap2, whole genome shotgun sequence:
GTCTACTTTCACACCCACATTCTCCTTAATTCCCTGCCCTTGCCCTCACCAGGCCACTGGTGATCTGACTGAAGGAGGAGACACCGAAGAGGCTCTGGACAACACCCTGCTGGACACTCGCTCCCACCCAGAGTAAGAGGTTGAGCCCATTCTCCAGCAAATATATATCCCCGTTGCTTAGACGCTCTTCAGATGCTCGAActgctggtggttcagtggtattCTCAATGGGAGACTTTGTCTAGACAAAAGGAAGGGGGCAAAAGTTTaccaaggaaaaaaaacaaaaacaaaaacaaaaggttaCCAAGGACCTGTTTGCCCACCCGCACCCCATCCTCCACCCCTATACatacaaaatttcaaaaagcTAAGCACCTGAGTAACTCTCAGTATGAAAATATTACATCAGATATTATAGGTAAAAAATTCATAAGTGTCAGACACAGATATtaatccttcccttcctcctgtgaTGCCCCTTTCTCAGTACAATGTCTCACACTCCAGCACTCAGTCGCACCAACGGTAGGAGCCGAGGATAGAAGAAGACATTGGTTTCAGCCACATCCATGGAAGTAACCAGCTGTCGGACATAGGCACGGTCATCAGTAGTGACTTCAGCTCCAGGCTGCAGGACGTCACTCTTCAACACACAGTTCAGGTAGACTGGGAGTAGCTTCATGCACTCAGGAAGGATCAACTAAGGGGGTTATCAAGACAAAGTCAATGATCATGAGAAATCCTCCCAACGCAAACATGTATCCCAACCACTCCTCCACCAACATGCTTGCCCTACCTGTCCTGCAGAGGAGGGGCTGGCACAGTTTTTTCTGTAACAGGCCAAGATCTGGGCACACTGAGTGATGAGAGTGTCACGAACAGTCTTCACAGGGCTGTTCAGGACCCCCCGGTATGCTGGATCAGAAAGGGAGACAGCAAGTCACTGGTCAGCCACTCCATCACATGAGCCTTCCCACCATCGCACCCACTCAGGAATGCTGAATTTTTGACCATCCTGGACCTTTCTGTTAGCCTCAatcccaccctgccctgcctctgccctcaccAAACTTGGCCATGTAGTTGATGAGTGTGTCAGTCTCACAGTTTCGATACAGATCAGCCAGCTGAGTGCAGCAGTTGAGGGCCAGGTTGTGGATGCGGAGCCGTCGCTGCCCTGCACAGCTGGTGTAGAGCAGGGCACActaggagaagggagaaagggggaattcacacccctccctcaccaaAGCCCTCGGAACACAGCCTCTTTGCTATATTATTAAACTAGAAGAAAGACATGAGCCATCCCTTCTCCAGCCTCTTCTAGTCCTCTctacccacccctcacccccttccCTACAGCCTATTTACTCCCAGTGAAACGACCACTGACacttcttccccagcccctgcctcctgcccgCCACCTGCAGGAGGGCGCCACTCTCTTCATTGAGCCGATCATCATGCTTGAACTCCACAGTCACCGTCTTGTCCCCATCCAGCCCAGCCAGCTCCACATCTGTTGTGTTGCTCATGTAGAAAgccccaaagaaatctacagcaCGGATACCTGAGGCCACATGGACAGGGACAGGGCTAATGGTATGACAGGTGCCTCCCTCCCAGATAGAGCCCCCCACCTGCTCTTCTACAACCAGGACTGACCAGTGCTTGTCCGGACCCGCATCACAGCATCAAAGCCAACGACCTTCTGTACATCCCGATGCAGGTCACTCAGGAACCGTTCCTGGTCGTTCTCCACCTGCATCCCCCCCAGGCCCAGAGTCACATCACTGACTACATACAAACAGTCTCCCCGCACCCACTCCACTCTGCAAGCCTGCAGGATCATAACGACAGTAACAGTGACGATAACAGTTAACAATGTTGATGAGAATGATAACTTCTAAGCACTTATCATGTGCCAGGTACCATATTTAGTGCTTTACATATAATGACTCAATCCTGATGACAAATCCTCATTAATAACTATAAAaatcccactttatagatgaagaaacaaaggggAGAATAAGTAATTTATCCTAGGTCATATAGCTGGTAAGTGGTAAGGCCAGAATATCAACCCGGGACTGATTCCAAGCCCTATGCTCCTGACCGCCATACTCTCTTCTTCACACTGTGCAGTCTTCTCCTCCAACGTTATTCCTATTAATGAGTCAGCAGCTAAAGAGCCACTCCACATGCAGGCAGGCATTCCAGTCCCACTTCCACCCGCCACCCAGAGTCCCATGCCGTACCTGAAAGCAAGCGTATTTATAGACAGAGCCACCAGTGAGCTGGGGTACAACAGAGAGCGTGGCCACATCCACATACTGgttagggaagaggaagaggtctACGCAGCAGCCTTGGGCCACACACTCTTTGGCCAGGGTCTGATAGGCACCTGTCTGAGGCTGGAACAGAGTCTGgggaagaacagaagaaaatgttcaaagaTCTCAGTTCCACCCTATTTGAGAACTGTATATGTAATATGTGATATTCAAGGACACGTAAGACTTCAGATCTACCTCACAGTCTGCAATAGTAGTAGAACAttctctaaaaaaacaaaatctaccaAGAACTTTGGGATGAGAAGGGATAGAAAGCTGTGGGAGTGGTGGAGAAGGCTGGTAGTCACAGATGTGACATGTGAAAGGGCAGAGGATCTAGTCCCAGTCCCCTCAAGAAAGTTAagaccagacttccctggtggcacagtggttaagaatcagcctgacaatgcagggacaaaggttcgagccctggtctgggaagatcccacatgccacagagcaactaagcccgtgtgccatgactactgagcctgtgctgtagagcctgagagccacaactactgagcccaagtgccacaactcctgaagcccgcacacctagagcctgtactccacaacaagagaagccaactcaatgagaagcccacgcactgcaatgaagagtagctccccccaacacaactagggaaagcccgcatacagcaacaaagacccaatgcagccaataaataaattaattaaaaaaaaaaagttaagactATTGCATTGTGAAGAGACAGCACATTCCTCTGTAATTTAAAGtcctgcccccagctcccagtCCCACACCTTCTCTTTGTCTGTGTTGATCAACTTCCTGTCGTCTCTGTTCTTCAGcttccctggggcctctgcaATGGGCAGGGAGGTGTGGAACAGAAAGAGCTTCCCTGCACATTCAGCAGcctagaaaagaagagaaatctaCTAGtccattctttcctttattcatccattatccattcatcccttcCCTAGTCATTCATTCAGTGCCAACTATATCAGACAAGCTGACTCACTGGACAATCATCAATCACTGAAGAAACGGGGATTGTATTCCAGCGGGTAAGATGGTCAGAAGAAAGCATCGCagaggtggttgccagggactctAGCCTTACCTTCAGAGCCTCCATCCCAGCTTGGATAACTGGGGCAAAtactgtctctgtctcccttgtGTCTGCAAACATTTCTGGAATCTGATCCAATAAGCTGAAATATAAGTGATGGGAGACAGTCAAAATTACTATCCAAATTTCCGATCCCTCAATTCCCTGAAGAGTCACCTTTCCCCCAGACTCTGAGAACTCCTGAGGCACAGCCTCTGTCTATCTGCTGAGCCCTTGCTCAACTCTCTGGCTTTCTGTGGTtgtacccaccccacccctgctttaCCCCCACAATCTGACTCTCACCTGGTGATGACTGCCCGAGACTCACTGACATTGACCAGGAAGCCATCCAGCAGTGGCACAAACATGTCACCCACATCAGATACAACCATCATCTGTGGCTGAGCCAATGAGCTCTTCACATTGTAGAAGTGGAGCACTTTATTATAGGTGACAAAGCCAACGCGGATTGCTGACTCTTCTGCCCCGCCCTCCCTGTAGAAGATGACATTGTTACCCAGACTTGCCACCTTCTCCACTACCCAACTTCATGACATCAGGATCCATGTGCTGAGTTAACCCAGCCACCCACCCCTAAACCCCCTACCCAGGCATCATCATCCAAAGAAAGCACCTCAGCTCCTAACTCTCACCTAGGCAGAAAGTCTAACAGTGACTTGAGCTCCTCACAGAGGAGCCTAACAAGACCACTCCTGATGGCATTGTAGGAGACGTCAATCATGAAGATGAAGGCAGGAGGACTGGGGAACTTATTGTTCTGCAAAGGAAGGAAATGTTGGAGGCCAGAGGGGTATTGGTAAGCAGGTCAGTTGACTAGAGAGAAGTCAACCCCAAAGGAGACAATGATGGGGTGAGGGAAATGACCAAAGCAAGTCTTAGCTGTATCATTCTCCTCCACCCTCTGCTGCACCGCACGCTACCTCCCCTCACCTTGCAGTAATCTACAGTGGCCAAGAATTCATAAGAGCCCAGGGACAGCTCAGGACGGTCATAAGCATCCACACGTTTGCCGGTATGATCCAGATGTTGAAAATACTGGGGGGGAACTGTGGGGAGTAGGGCAGAGTGTTACTCAAAGGTCCGCTCTCAATCTTAGTCAGGTCATGGCTGAGCTCACTCTACTGCCCCACATCCCCACAGGCGCCTTACTTCCCCAACTCCTGAACAACGGACCCTCATCTATCTAACTAGAAAGAGAACAGGGAAGACACAATCCAGATCCCCCCAACCTCTGTGAACATACCATCGTTGAAACAGCTGCAAAAGCAGCACTGGAAGCGCCTCCCTCCCTCAATGAACTGCATGAAAGGGCACATGTATGCTTTGCAGCGATTGCAGCGCAAAGGGCCAGATTCCCCGTGGTCGACAACATACGGTGAAGCCTAAGGAGCAAAGGGGAGGGGCTCAGACATAGAGGGAAGCTACAGTGGGGAGCTACATGTGGCAATAGATGAGGAGGAACAACCTGGAGGGAGAAGGGCATGGCTCAGATAGTTTGCCTGgggatggagcagagagagggggaaagaggaCAAATGTCCTCTCCTTACTCCTCATCTCTAGGATTTCACTTCCGGAAAGAGAAGAGTAACTGTGGAACTGGCCCAAACAAGCCAGGGGCTGACATGGACTATGAGGAGAAAGCCAGAGATTACCCAGGATTCTCACTTCTGGCCCAATCTTCAACCCCCTTCATTCCTGCCCTGGGGATCTTGACTCCTGCTTCCCTTCCCAACCAAGTATCTATGACACTTGTCCTCCCCAATCCCTAGATTTCTGTGACACCTACTGATGCCCAAGCAGATGTCACCCTGCAGATAAGAGACCAGCAGCCAAGTGTCCAACCATCCCCACTGAgacccaggaaaagaaaaagagaaaaacacagaacaaGACAGGGAAGCAGGATGTAAAGTGAGACCTGAGTGTCCAGTTATAGAGAAATCCACCCCAAGTTTATTAAGCTAGGGTATCCTACCACGGCCTGGCAGAGCAGCTGCCaagctctctctcttttcaagCTGATTCTAAGTATTAGGGTGATAGATCAATGCCCAAACAAGGTAAGAGAAGGACTACTGGATCTTAATCTACCTTCCTCCTTAATATGTTGTCCTAACATCTCTACCTACCTGGGATGACAGGACagcacacaagaaaaaaatagaatgatgTGCATCTCATCATCTGGAGATGACTATGCTATGAGAGCCTCCTACATCCAGCTGTCTTCTTCCCTACAAGCTGGCCTTGACTCTTTTCATAATGTGTTTCCCCTGTGGACTCTGCTCCCATCCAGCAATTTCTTGGGCTTTTGCTCTCATCCCAACCACCCTCTTCAGGCATGGGCCCTAAGATAGAGAGCTACTGAAGATagtctcccctcccacccaacAAAGACTTCTACCATCATGACTGCCAGAATCATGTCTAGGAAGAAGTCttactcccctctccctctccctttcatTATACTCTAGTCCCTTCCCTGACTCACCTCCTCTGGGGGCAGCCTTGCCAGAGGCTTGATGACAGCTGCCAGGGGCACCTGAGCCTGCTTAGCCATGTCAGATGTGCAAGGGATATTATAGGATGTGCATCGGATGTATCGGGGACTTGCATTCCCTGAAGGAGAAGGTAGAAAAGCCGAGTCAGATCACAGAATCACGCCAGACACTGGCTCTCCATTGCCAATCCACCCCATCACCTCAACAAATGCTAGGTCTGATGGTGAGTTTTCCCTCCCAGAGACCAACGAGGGACTGGACTCTGATTAAAGACTGACAAAAGCCCCATCCATAAGCTGATAATGCTGGATAAAAAGCCACATAGGGAGTAGTTAATGTCCTTCTCACCTTGGTCTTTCACCAGGAAGTTGGTGGTGACTAAGGGTGGCACCTGGCCCCGTACTCCAGTAACAAATGGCTCTGAACCCCGGTTGTTCCTGTCATCCTCAATAACCTGAATCTGTAGGGaagaagtgaaatgaatgaaGTGACAGATAAAAAGGGAGTAGCAGGTCCCAGAGAGCCAGGAGAAAGCAACACTGGAGCTGCAGCATAGAAACTAATAATTTGCCAAGGAATACACCTCATGCACCAGGGCTGCTCTCCTTTAGGAGGTCATATAAAATGCTATAATGCCAATCTTGCACTCTACAGTCAGCAGCAAAATGCTGGACAGGCAACACTGAGAAAGGGCTTCTTTATGAATCACCCTGATCCCCAATAAATGGTGATCACTCTTTTATAATACTACTACTTCGGGAAAGCTCCAGCTCTAATCACAAGCCTTCAAACAGGATCAGATTCCACTTCCCTCCCCCATCAagtcttcccctccccttctcttcccaaGACACATTCTGAATCAGAGCAGGAAAACAGACAACAGCAACcatgtaaaaatgaaatctaCCTGGAATGACTCTACACTCAATGAAAAGTAGAAGGGACAGGGTGAGGAGAGGATTACACAGCCAGAAATGATCAGGTAAGGTGAGGAAGCAGATGCTGCCTTATTTTCAGGTAAGCATCAGTGTGTAAATATGGGAGAAGAGGATATTACAGCCCAATCCTCAGTCCCCCACATTTGGACAGacccagcaaagaaaaaaaaaaagattttgcaaaGCTGATGATCAAATATTCGTGCAGGCTGATAACCTTTGGTCAGTTACTTCAAGATGGGTTTGGTAAAACCAGGAAAAGTAAAGGCAGAATAAGACTCGGTATCCCACAGCAGAAAGAGTTGAAGCTTAGAAATATATCAGAGTCAAACAGACTCTCCAGATGAGAAAGTGGCCCACACTTTCCCAAACCAGCTGTCCCTTCCCCTGTAAGAAATGGCAGTTTCCCAAACTTGTACATTAGTAGCCACCTACCCACGTGTTTCTCCACAACAAGCTGTAGACAAATCAAACCCCAAAGGGAAGGATCTACTGTTCAGTTTTGTCCTGTTCTGTCATATGTTACATGCAGGCTCCTGGAGGAGCCAGCAGGACTAAAACCAAAGCTTAACATGTCACATGACCCCACCCCTCAAGAATGACCTTCTACCATCCCATACTTAAAGGCACTGCTAACAGCTTGCTACTTCTTCATTATATGGTGACTCGAGGCATGCACATTCTTCTAGCTTGTAAAAGCCACGGTCTAGAAGGACTAAGGGAAAAGGATGGAGAGGGATGGACATGGTGGATGAGGTGGAAGATGAAGTCACAAGCATGCATGGGTGACAACACAGggatgacacacacacacccaccccctgcACTTACTGGACTAGGAATGGCATCAGGGTCTATTCTGTGCCTGGTTTTCTGCTGAGGAGGCAGCTCATTGAGTTGCTTTTAGTGTTTTAATAATAAAGGCAGCAGGGGAATACAGGGAGGGAGACAAAAGAACAAGAAGCAGATGTTACTTCTCTCAGCCCTGATGAGTTAGACATGAACAGCTGGAGCCCAGCTCATATTGCTGAAATCAGGCCCCCTCTAGATAAGAAATTCCGAATTTTTCTGGGCCAAAAAGGAGCCTTTAATGGCTCAGACTATGATGTAGAAAGATAAGGAAGGGGGCAAACAGGAGGCAAGAGGGGTTATACAGAGGGGCTGAATGGGAGAAATTTTAACAAGTGAGAAGAGGGATGTTGCCTCCAAAAGACCAAGGCTCCCATGTAAAAACTATTCATATACTCGAAGAAGACTTGCCTCACATCCAACCAGACTCTCCCTCTCACTAAagctggggaaaggaaagagggactGCTTAATTCTCTAGGGTCCCCCTTATTACTACCAACTGGGTCCCTCACCATGACAGTTCCccaaaggaagagggaagagaacaaaatGGAATATGACAATGGCTAAGCATGGTGAGGTAACTGACATAGCAAATGTTGCAGACAGAACTATAAAGTGGCCTCCACTTGGGAGTACAGTACCAGCCTCTATTCTGAGTATGATGAGGAAGGCCTGAGGGTTCTGATGGCTCTAAGAGTGAGATTCACCCTTCCTGAGAGAAGCAACTCCCCCACATTTCCCTTGAAACTGTAGATCACTATTCCCCATCCACAGAGCAGGAGCCTAGCAAACAAAAGCATTGGAGGTTTCCTCCTAAAATGCTGTCCAAGTAGGGGCAGAGAGAACCCAGAGAGGCTTTCCTTTTCTTACCGCCTAACACCAGAGAATCCCCACCAGCTCTACCCATTAAGAAGACTACTGTCCTACTAGATCTGAGAGGACCTGGACCCAGCCACTACTCCACAGAAGAGCAGAGGTTACTGTGCTCTGTCCAGTAGTGACAGAACACAGCACTCAAACCAGAACTCTATTGACACTGCTGATCACTCCTggcttcccttcctttcctgcccAGGTATGAAGTAAAAGTGCCCCCAAAAGACTTCTGGGACTTCAAGTTCTAGTTAAAGAGTCAAAAATTACATGTAGGTTCTACACCTAGAAGATGATGAacgaaaaggaaaaataatcagaaaaagctAGACAAACATCTCTTTTAGGTTGACTCACTTATCTGGCAGCCACAAGCTCCTTCCCTAGGACCACATTAGTATCTACTTACAGGGCTTGGGATAGCATCAGGGTCCAGACGCTTAGGAGGCAATGGCTGAGGAGGCCCAGGCTGACTGCTGAAAGTGGCTGCTCCTGGGTAGGGACTTCCATAATTGGACTGAGGGCCCCGGGCTGGTCCAAAGGAACCTAAGAGACAAGGGCACAAGGTTGATGAACGAAAAATTCCTTCCCTATCTCTTCTTAAGGCCTCACAGAAATGACTAATCTCCTATAAACACAGAATTGAGAGGTATGGTAATGACCATCCAGAGAAAAGGCCACACTAActgaacaatgagaaaaaaaatcttataaaccCCACATCCTAGTAATAATACCCTGAAGCTGTCTAGTTTACCACTTAGCAAACAAtactaaaagcaaaaaacaacaacaacaacaaaaacacctgaAAAGCTGAAGCCTTTGGCTCCTAGGTTGACCTTGGGAAAAACTCACCATTCTGTTGCAGCTGATAGCCTGGCTGCTGGGAGGAGTGCATAGGTGGTAGTGGTCCTGGCAGCCCAGTCATTTGGTTGCCAGAGGGCAGCGCTTGAGGAAGAGGTGAGGACACATGGTTGGGCTGGCTCACTGGGGGCCCCCCAAAACTCTGTCCAGGCAAGAGTGGACCAGTCATTGAAGGCATCCGAGGACCCCCTGAAGCTGGGGGTGTGAAGCTGGAGGCCTGTGGTGGGACAGATCGCTGGGGAGGCTGGGCCCCAGGATGACCCTGGGCCTGGGCAAGAGGAGGAGCCTGGCCCTGAGGATAAGAGCCATACAGACCAGAATTAGGGAAACTTCCTGAGGCTGAGGCCAGCGATGTTGGTGGACCTGAGAAATAGAGGAAGTCGTTTCAGAACCCCAGTCATTCTGTTCAGTAAATCACTTTCCTTTCCATATGAGGGGCAGCAATGACTTGTCTCATCTGCTGGGACTCAGaatcacaagaaataaaagggattcaGGTATATCCCCAGAGTCTGATGCTTCTAAAAAGAAGGGGACAGTATTCCTGTGGTCACAGCTACTCACCATAGCCTAGCCCcaaagggggaggggctggggccacAGCACCACTGATCTGCATTCCGGCCAGCTGAGCAGTCACCTGTGCACTTGTCGGGGGAGGGCCATAGGGCTGAAGCACAGCTGGCTGGCTGACCACAGGGGCCAATGGGGCTGACCCAAATGGCTGAGATCCAGGGAGCCTGTGAAGAGAAGGAGGGCAGAGGCTTCTAGTGGGCCAGGACACCATTCAAAGTTAGCAGGAACTCCATATCGTATAAGAAACTATATTGTTTTACAGAATCTTACTCTCATCTGGGCTCTTATATGGcttcatatttttacatgtttGTGAATAAATTACATTCCTCATGATCTACACTGTGATTATTCATGGAAAACCTTGTTTTCCATTAGGCTCACTCCAAAAACACATGCCAAGCACCTTCAGACCAAATATTATTTACTCTGCTAGTTAGATAATCACCTCTTCTGCCTTAAACCTTTGTTGACAAACCACCTCAGTATTGTAATCAGAAGCACTCAAGGAGTTGAAAGGGAAGGGGCACAGAAGCATTAACACAATAGGAGCTTAATAAACGTAGGCTCAAACAAATGCAGTTtgattatttaacttttaaaccAAAGTATCACTTAATCCTGGGAAAGGTATTAGAAAAATCTGTAAGATCAGAAGAGCAGGTCAGCTAAGTTTGGCATTCCATACTAAGCAGAAAGGTGATGCTCACTCTACCAGAGTCAGGGACTAAACTAGCAGGATATAAACCAGGTAGCCTTCTAGCTGGGTCTATCTAGCAAAGCCTCATTACTTGGATAGCTAAGCTGGATACTCCCATGGTATCAGGTGgcatgttaaaatataaatacaaactgATTCCAGTACCACAGCATACCAACTAGCAATTGCACCAATGTTTTACAGTAATATTATTGCAGAAATCTATAACACAGATTATTATACATAACAAGCTCCTTCTGGGATTTCAAGAATGAATCAAATTCTTCACAACAGTAGCCTGTTACACTGAAAATTCTGATTTATCTGTCCTGATTATTTTGTCTCTACTAAATAACTGGAACTTTATTATGTTTGGTCAGCTTCTACTAGTCCTGTAGTTTCacacttttcattcattctttcaaccaGTATTTTGTGGGCATTATGCTAGTGAAACTTACCTAGCTTCCTAAGCTCTTTGTTGggctttgcatttttttctcttgcacaGCAAGAAACATCCATGGCAGGTGTTCATAAATCCTTGTCAGAATAATTATATTCCACAGTACTATTCTATTAATACAGCTACTACTCTCAACTACCCAGTGGTATTCCATCACATGCCACAGTAACAATAAACCAATACCTTATCTGTAGATAgctttataatttacaaagcatCTCTAAGcactttatttaattctcacagcaaatTAATGAGGGAGACAGAGCAGACAGAAAACTAAGACACTAAGGAGTATAAGTAGCAGACTAAGCTAGAATTAGAACCCAGATCCAATTCTTAGCCCaaagtacttaattttttaattgcaaaatataaataggaaaaaaaatacataaaacatatatatactgctGAATAATAAAAACACCCATGTAACCAAAAAGCACGTTAAGAAACAGTATACAACAAAGGCCCCATGTGCCTCTCCTCCATCACAgccctctcctttctcccaaaGATAACTACTTTCCCAACTTCCTAATAATTGTTCcatgtctttaaaataataatagttcggggaattccctggcagtccagtggttagga
This window harbors:
- the SEC24C gene encoding protein transport protein Sec24C isoform X1 — encoded protein: MNVNQSAPPVLPFGQPQPIYPGYHQSNYGGQPGSTDAPTSYGAYNGPVPGCQQTPPPGVSRAPPSSGAPPASTAQGPCGQTAYGQFGQGDVQNGPSSTVQMQRLPGSQPFGSAPLAPVVSQPAVLQPYGPPPTSAQVTAQLAGMQISGAVAPAPPPLGLGYGPPTSLASASGSFPNSGLYGSYPQGQAPPLAQAQGHPGAQPPQRSVPPQASSFTPPASGGPRMPSMTGPLLPGQSFGGPPVSQPNHVSSPLPQALPSGNQMTGLPGPLPPMHSSQQPGYQLQQNGSFGPARGPQSNYGSPYPGAATFSSQPGPPQPLPPKRLDPDAIPSPQLNELPPQQKTRHRIDPDAIPSPIQVIEDDRNNRGSEPFVTGVRGQVPPLVTTNFLVKDQGNASPRYIRCTSYNIPCTSDMAKQAQVPLAAVIKPLARLPPEEASPYVVDHGESGPLRCNRCKAYMCPFMQFIEGGRRFQCCFCSCFNDVPPQYFQHLDHTGKRVDAYDRPELSLGSYEFLATVDYCKNNKFPSPPAFIFMIDVSYNAIRSGLVRLLCEELKSLLDFLPREGGAEESAIRVGFVTYNKVLHFYNVKSSLAQPQMMVVSDVGDMFVPLLDGFLVNVSESRAVITSLLDQIPEMFADTRETETVFAPVIQAGMEALKAAECAGKLFLFHTSLPIAEAPGKLKNRDDRKLINTDKEKTLFQPQTGAYQTLAKECVAQGCCVDLFLFPNQYVDVATLSVVPQLTGGSVYKYACFQVENDQERFLSDLHRDVQKVVGFDAVMRVRTSTGIRAVDFFGAFYMSNTTDVELAGLDGDKTVTVEFKHDDRLNEESGALLQCALLYTSCAGQRRLRIHNLALNCCTQLADLYRNCETDTLINYMAKFAYRGVLNSPVKTVRDTLITQCAQILACYRKNCASPSSAGQLILPECMKLLPVYLNCVLKSDVLQPGAEVTTDDRAYVRQLVTSMDVAETNVFFYPRLLPLTKSPIENTTEPPAVRASEERLSNGDIYLLENGLNLLLWVGASVQQGVVQSLFGVSSFSQITSGLSVLPVLDNLLSKKVRGLIDSLRAQRSRYMKLIVVKQEDKLEMLFKHFLVEDKSLSGGASYVDFLCHMHKEIRQLLS
- the SEC24C gene encoding protein transport protein Sec24C isoform X2; amino-acid sequence: MNVNQSAPPVLPFGQPQPIYPGYHQSNYGGQPGSTDAPTSYGAYNGPVPGCQQTPPPGVSRAPPSSGAPPASTAQGPCGQTAYGQFGQGDVQNGPSSTVQMQRLPGSQPFGSAPLAPVVSQPAVLQPYGPPPTSAQVTAQLAGMQISGAVAPAPPPLGLGYGPPTSLASASGSFPNSGLYGSYPQGQAPPLAQAQGHPGAQPPQRSVPPQASSFTPPASGGPRMPSMTGPLLPGQSFGGPPVSQPNHVSSPLPQALPSGNQMTGLPGPLPPMHSSQQPGYQLQQNGSFGPARGPQSNYGSPYPGAATFSSQPGPPQPLPPKRLDPDAIPSPIQVIEDDRNNRGSEPFVTGVRGQVPPLVTTNFLVKDQGNASPRYIRCTSYNIPCTSDMAKQAQVPLAAVIKPLARLPPEEASPYVVDHGESGPLRCNRCKAYMCPFMQFIEGGRRFQCCFCSCFNDVPPQYFQHLDHTGKRVDAYDRPELSLGSYEFLATVDYCKNNKFPSPPAFIFMIDVSYNAIRSGLVRLLCEELKSLLDFLPREGGAEESAIRVGFVTYNKVLHFYNVKSSLAQPQMMVVSDVGDMFVPLLDGFLVNVSESRAVITSLLDQIPEMFADTRETETVFAPVIQAGMEALKAAECAGKLFLFHTSLPIAEAPGKLKNRDDRKLINTDKEKTLFQPQTGAYQTLAKECVAQGCCVDLFLFPNQYVDVATLSVVPQLTGGSVYKYACFQVENDQERFLSDLHRDVQKVVGFDAVMRVRTSTGIRAVDFFGAFYMSNTTDVELAGLDGDKTVTVEFKHDDRLNEESGALLQCALLYTSCAGQRRLRIHNLALNCCTQLADLYRNCETDTLINYMAKFAYRGVLNSPVKTVRDTLITQCAQILACYRKNCASPSSAGQLILPECMKLLPVYLNCVLKSDVLQPGAEVTTDDRAYVRQLVTSMDVAETNVFFYPRLLPLTKSPIENTTEPPAVRASEERLSNGDIYLLENGLNLLLWVGASVQQGVVQSLFGVSSFSQITSGLSVLPVLDNLLSKKVRGLIDSLRAQRSRYMKLIVVKQEDKLEMLFKHFLVEDKSLSGGASYVDFLCHMHKEIRQLLS